Within Mucilaginibacter inviolabilis, the genomic segment AACTGGTAACCAGGAAATTGGTAACTATCGTTCACTTGCACAATACGGAACAGGTCAAACTGTTTTGAATGGTGCCGCACAGATATCTTTATTACCAGCCTATTTGGGCAACCCCGATTTGAAATGGGAAAGAACCAAAATGGTAGATGGTGGTGTGGAACTGGGATTGTTTAACGACAGGATAAACCTGAATGCTGATTTCTACATCAAAAACACCAGCGACCTGTTGTTACAGACACCTATTCCATGGTCTGCAGGTTTTACCACTGCAAACGTTTACAAAAACGTTGGTTCGGTTAGAAACACCGGTATTGAGCTTGCGCTGAACACCGTGAACGTTAGAACCTCTGATTTTGAATGGACAACCAATTTCATATTTGCATCCAACAAAAACAAAGTAACCAAATTGAATGATGGTGGTGCCGATATATTCCCTGGCCCTAACTTCCTGGGTCAAAACTATGTGATCCGTGTGGGTCAGCCATTGGGTTCTTTCTACGGTATGACCCGTGTGGGTACTTATAGCGATTCGCCTGCCGATATTGCCGAAGCCGCCAAACATGGTTTAAAAGCCGGCGACAGAAAGTATATCTACAACGCCGATGGCAGTAACTATTACAGCATCATTGGTCGTGCTTATCCAAAATGGACAGGTACTTTCAGCAGCAGTTTCAGGTACAAACATTGGGATTTCTCTTTCGACATCCGCTTTGTTGAAGGCGTAAATACCGCAGCTAACTTCAAACACTCATCCGAAGACAGGCAAACCATTTCAAACAGCTTAAAAACTGTATTAAATGGCTGGACTCCAAACAACCAGAATACCATGATATCACAGGTGCGTAATTACAAATATGCACAGGATTCGCACTTTGATACCTGGTGGGTAGAGGATGGTTCATTCATACGCGGTCAAAACTTTGTATTAGGTTATACCTTCCCAACTGCTATGTTACAACGTGTGCACATGAGCCGCTTACGCATCTATGCAAGCGTTCAAAACGCGTTCGTGATCACTAAATATACCGGCTACGATCCTGAGGTTGATACATTTAACCAGGGATATGGTTCAAACTCGGCATTTTCACAAAATATAGATTTCTTCGCTAACCCACGTCCGCGTATATGGAACCTTGGCGTACAGGTAGGATTCTAAAAATTGGCGATATGATCAAAACAGACAGAATAATAGCAATGAAGGGTATAATAGAAATCATCTAATAAATCGCATTAAAATGAAAACATTAAAAAATATATTAATCGTATCGTGCATGTTGCTTTCATGCTCATGCAAAAAGTTCCTGGAAGAAAAGCCTACCTCTTTTTTAGGTCCAAATTCTGATCTTTCGAGCGCGAAAGTAGCCCGGGCCTTTGCCAACGCGGGTTATCAAAACCTTGGAGGTTTACTTACCGGGCAATCCGGCTCATACGGTGGTAACACCTGGAACCTGATGGAGTTTATGACTGGTAAGGCAAACAGCGACCTGGGCCAAACCGGGTTTGTAAGTTTCCAAACGCTTACTTACAGCAATACCTCATTTTATTTTGATACCTGGTGGCAACAAATGTATCTGGGTATTGGTGCATGTAACCTGGCTATACAAAAAATACCAACCATTAACGCCTCTGGTTTAGCCGATGCTGATAAAACAAATATGGTAGCCGAGGTGCGCACCCTACGTGCCCTGTATTACTTTTACCTGGTACGTATGTATGGTGCTGTGGTTAAAGTAACCGAACCACCTAAGGATCTGAATTTGAATTTGCCGCGCACACCAGCTAAGCAAATTTATGATGAAATCATTATTCCGGATTTGCTTGCCGCCGAAAAATCAACCTTGCCATGGAAAGATCCATCAGGTAAAGTAACTATGGCTGCTATAAAATCATTGCTGGCCGATGTTTATTTAACTTACGCCGGAGCTGCTATAAACGGTGGCGCCGCAAATTATGCAGAATCGGCAAAACGTTCATTGGATGTAATTCAGAATGGCGGATACACCCTGTTCCCGAATTATACCGATATGATTGTTCCGAGCAATAAAAACAGTCAGGAGTTTATTTTTCAGGTACAGTATGCGGCTTCGGTTCCTACAACCAACCCACTTACTGCACTTACCATCCCTAACTTCTCAGGTATTTCTAAATACTCTGATGAGTATGGTTCAGTTTGGCCTACAGATCAGTTTATTGCTTCATTTGCTGCAGGTGATAAACGTGCTGCCGAAAAGCAGTTCTTTTACACCAGCTACCCAAGCGCTAAAACCGGACAAACCATCACCTTTAAAAATCATTACATCTACAAATGGTTTGATGTAAATGCGGTTACCAACACCATCAAGTCAGATCTGAACTATACCATTTACCGTTTGGCCGATGTGATGTTAATGTATGCCGAAGCATCAAACCGTGCCGAAGGCTCACCAAATGCCAATGCTGTTCAGTATGTAAACCAGATCCGTGCAAGGGCTACCCTGGCTCCGATTGGTGCATTGTCACAAGACGCGTTTGAGAAAGAAGTATGGCTGCAGCGTTATTTTGAGCTTTGCTTTGAAAATAAAATGTGGTTTGATATGATCCGCACCCGCAAAATACATAACGATGTTACCGGTAACTGGGATAATTTTGTAGGTCACAAAACCGTATTCAACGCTACATATTCAGAAAAACAATTATTGTTCCCTTTACCAAAACAGGAAACAGATGTTAATCCAAAATTATTGCCTAATAACCCGGGCTTTTAATCAGCATTAACAAATAAAAACAGAACAGCCCCGATAAAAATCGGGGCTGTTTTTTTATGACAGGCTAAGATGGGCTATTCGCTTCTGAGGCTTTTAACGGGATTAGCGATTGCTGCCTTGATAGATTGAAAACTCACTGTTAATAATGCGATACCGATGGCAACTGTCCCGGCAAATACAAATACCCCCCAGCCAATAGGAATGCGGTAGGTAAAATCCTGCAACCACTTGGTCATGGCCCACCAGGCTATGGGCGATGCGATGATAATGGCAATAAATACCAGCTTTATAAAATTGAGGGACAACAGCGTAGTGATATTGCCAATACTAGCACCCAGCACCTTGCGAATACCGATCTCCTTGCTCCGTTGTTCGGCCATATAGGCAGCCAGGGCAAACAGGCCCAAGCAGGCTATAATAATAGCCAGTATGGCAAAACTGGTAAATATGCGCCCCATGCGTTGTACATCGGCGTACATGTTGGCAAAACGCTCATCCATAAAAGTGTAACGTATAGGTTGATTAGGCGAAAAGCTTTTCCAGGTTCTGGTGATTTCTGCCAGCGTATTTTTCATATCGCCGGTTTTTACTTTTACCGATACAATGGAATTGCTGTTACTTAAATGCATTACCAAAGGCTCTATTCCATCCCGTAACGATTCAAAATTAAAATCCTGAACCACGCCTATGATTGCCTTAGGAGCGCCATAATTCACAATCCGTTTACCTATCGGATTCTTGAGGTTGAGCTTTTTGGCCATGGTTTGATTAATGATCACAGCCTGTGAATCGGTTTTCATGCCGGGGTTAAAATTCCTGCCGGCCACCAGCTTCATACCAAAAGTTTTGATATAATCTTCATCAATATCCCAAAACTGGCCGCCAACTCCGGCATCTATTTTAACCCTGCCTTCATTAAAAAATTCGTTTCCATTACGTTTTGTACCGGCTACCGGTAAAAAATCACTAACGGATACGCTTTTTACTGCCTGCAGCTTCAATAACTCATCTTTAAAATTCTTCACCTCATTATCCAGGGTATTGGTACCTTGAATCATCACCACCTGATCTTTCTCGAACCCCACTTTTTTATTGAGGATGAATTGCATCTGGTTGTAGATAATAAACGTACTGATGATTAAGATAATAGATGTAGTAAATTGGAAAACTACCAGCCCGTTACGTAAGCCAGAACTTTTACTGCCCGAACTTAGTTTGCCTTTCAATACTTCGGCGGGTTTAAAGCCGGATAGATAAAATGCCGGATAAATTCCCGCAACTATTCCAATAATAACAGCTGATACCAATACGGTGGGCAACAACCACCACTGCTGCCAGGGTATAGTTAATGATTTGGAGGCAAGCATATTAAAATAAGGCAATAATATAATCGCCAGTACTAAACCCAAGGCAAAAGAAAAAAAGCTGTATAATAATGATTCGGTAAGGAACTGGCTGATAAGACCACTGCGTTGTGAGCCAACCACCTTACGTAAACCAACCTCTTTAGCGCGATTGGCCGATTTGGCGGTAGAAAGATTGATAAAATTGATACAGGCTATAACTAATATAAAACCAGCCACAGCACCAAACAACCAAATAAAGCGGATATCGCCATGTGACATCCCATCATGAATATCATATGATCGCAGGTTGATATCTTCAATATTCTGGGCACGCATGCTTAACGCATTTTTAATTTTCGAAGCGTTTTTATCCCCGTTCTTGATCATATCAGGGATATAATAATTATTAATTATCCCATCGGTTACCTTTTGGTTAAACCGGGCAACATTAGTCCCTGGTTTTAGGGTAACATAAATGTGATAATTACTGGCCTGCCAGGTAGTCTGTTCGCCGTTCCAAAACTCAACACCGGCAAGCGTCAATAAAAAATCAAATTGATGCAAGTGTGACGTCACCGGGATATCCTGCATTACCGCGCCAATTTTGTACGGTTTACTCTTATTATTATTAAGGTACATGACCTTGCCAACAGGGTTTTGACCCGGAAAATATTTATCAGCCTTACTTTTTGATAGCACCATGGTTAGGGGCTCGGTAAGCGCGTGCGCAGCGTCGCCATAAGCCATAGGCAGTTTCAATATATCAAGCAGCGACTGATCGGCATAGGCGAAACCCTCCTCATGTGTATTTTCGGCTGCATCGCTCCGTTTCAATTCATTGCTGCCCGCACCCCAGAAAAGCGAATTTGGCATCAACCTGCCAAACTGTTCTATCTCGGGAAAATCAGATTTCATTGTTTTGCCCATCACGGCCGGCCAATCAACTCCTTTTTCATGAATATTATCAAAATTGTATTGCCCTACAATCCTGTAAATACGATTGGCATCCGGATAGCTTTTATCAAAGCTCAATTCTTCACGTATATACAGGGCAATAAGCAAACAGGCAGCAATGCTCAGCGCAAAGCCCCCAACTTTGATAGCCGCGTACATTTTTTGTTTGAGCAACTGTCTTACCGCAATTTTTAAATAATTCTTTATCATAGTAATATGGCTTACGAAATAATTAATTGGATCGCTTGGTACTTTTTTTTTAAAACCCAGCTCACGACTGCCGGTCTCTGTTTCTTTATGGGGCTTAGTTATCGAAGATTTCGCTTCAACTTCTCTAATCCGGCTTAGGATCTTTTTAAAAAGAAAATAGCTGTGTTCCTCTTCCGTATGATCCGTTTCGGGTTGCCACCATTTGAGCATGAGTTTTACGCTGCCATTAATCTCCGGGTTTTCTTTAAGCAGTTCATCTAACTCCTGTAGCTCCTGTTCAGATGCTTCATGAGTTAGCTTTTTTATCACCAGGTGCCAGATATGGTCTTCCATGTTCATTTGACAACAGCTTAATTAATTAGGTAGAGCTTATTTTATAATAAAACGCATGCCACTATCATAAAAATTTGATTTTCAGCAAATTAACAACATCTAGCAAATATTAACCTGTTCGGATTCGTACAGGCCGTCCGCTTTTGAGCCATTTACGCTATTCATTTAGTATACACGCAGTTATATGACCCACATTTACACCATTAGGTTGCATCATAATTAACAAAAAAATATACAGTACTATGCATTGTATAGTACCATGTTTTATATATATTTGTTTCGATTTTAACCTCACTACTATCATGAACATCAAAATGTTACTATACACCGGCATTATTATTCCCATAGTTTTTTGGGTATCAACCCTCCTTTGCGGTTTTATTCATGGAAATTATAACCATCTGAGCGACACCATCAGCGAACTTGGTGCCACGGGTACCCGGTCTGAACCTTTAATGGCTACCCTTACTATGTTCAGCGCCATTTTAAGTATGTTTTTTATAATGGGCGTATACGGAGCTTGCAAACAACTAGGGCTTAACCTACTACCAGTATTTACTTTGCCAGCATTCACTTTTATGATGGGATGGGCTGCCATGTATCATGCAGGAAATCATCTGCATTCGGCTTCCGGCCCGGTTTTTTTATTGTTTTATGTAGGCACACTGCTGGTAGTCATTTTATGGCGGGGAAGGCGGGAGCTGGTATCTGTACGGTTAACATCTGTAATAAGCCTGGCGCTGATGATGCTGATATTTTTACGTTTTGTGCCCGCATTTCAGAATACCTACCCAGGCCTTATTCAACGATTTGTGCATTTGGGCTGGTCAGTATGGTTCGTAGGTTTAAGCGTCGGGCTCATCAGGCTAGTGTCTTTACAGGAAAATCAACAACTTTTAAATCATTAAAAATTTATATTATGAAAAAACTACAATTAATCGCAGCTATTGGTATCCTTTTATCAGTAACCGCCTGCAGGTTTGGAAAGAGGCATACCACTATCATGGAAAATGGCAATGGTACCACCGTAAAAATAGAATATGTAGGGCAAACCTTTTTCACCGCCGATGGTACCGGTATTCAAAGCATTTCGCCTAACGGCTATGTAAAATATTCGCGGGATGGCAAGCAACTCATTGCCGAGAGCGATCACTACGGAAAAATCACCTACGAAGTAAACGATGGCGGGAAACAAACCATGCTTAATGATGGAGATAAGGAATTTTTAGCCCAGGCAGTTAAAGACATGATTAAACACGGGCACAACGCCGATGGGCGATGAGGCATAAAAGCTAAAAAAACGCACGTCATGCCGAATTTATTTCGGCATCCCACAGGATATTCACGCTTGTTAGATCTAAGATTTCTCTGTTGCAGACCTATCATGTGTTTACCTACACGTGAGATGCCGAAATAAATTCGGCATGACGTCTGCTTTTAAAATCCAATTGCCCATGTCATTTTATGCATAATTGAAAACATTGATAATAATTAGCGGGTTTATAGGTTAAAAAGACATGAAAATAAAATTGTACAGCCGCGCATTTGGCTTATTATTAGTATCCCTGTTCAGTTATAGTTTAGTTAGCGCACAAACAGCACCAATGAAAACTTCCAAAGGCAACGACCAAACCCTGCAGGTAAGCCGCAAAAAAATAGATTCGCTTGATAAAGCACTGATAGCTTTACTGGGCGAACGCGAAAGAGTGGTAAAAGAAATTGGTGTTTACAAAGCACAAAACAATATCCCCGCATTGCAGGCCGATCGTTTTAAACAGGTGATTGAAAAAAGTATTGAAGCCGGTAAAAAAGAAGGCTTATCAGAAACTTTTGTAACGGAACTGATGAATGCCATCCATAAAGAAAGCCTGCGGATAGAGGAAGAGATTAAGGCTAAAAAATAATGAATACAGAAATCCCGAGCACTAACGGTCATATCATCGAGTTTTTTTTGTGGGAAGATGACGATCTTCTGGAAATTCAATTAGAACCCGAAGCAATCATATTTATGGTTGAGCCCGGGAATTCGATCAAATTTATAGCTATTAATTGCGTGATGGAATTTTCATGGGTAGTAAGAATTTCAGGCAAAGAAAATGGTCTGCAATTATTTCCTGAAAGCAAGGGAGATCATGATATAGAAATATATGAGAATGGTGCTTTACTTGACAACTGGTACAAATACATGTGATCCCTTTTACAAAAGTAATAGCCCATGATTAGACAAGAGACAAGAATTGAACGCGGTATCAACTCACCCCGACATCGCTGCGCTCGTCACCCCTCTCTTCGCCTGCGGCGGAAAGAGGGGATTTCCCTTTCTTATTTTCTTAACCCTCTTTGCGGCGAAGCCGGAGAGAGGGTCGCACGCGAAGCGTAGCGGGGTGAGTCGACTATGCTTCATGTTATTGCTCACTAAGGCTTGGGCTTGATGTCATATGATAGACTATTACGCTATAAAAAGGCCTAATTTAATTGCAATCAAAATTTGTATCTAAGCGCATCAAAATTTAATTCAGAGCCGACAGCCCCGATCGGAACAGCCTGATTATGAGATTTTTTACCGCTAAACAGGCTCGGTATTAAAGCGTATCAATTTCATATCAAGTGATTATAAATCAATTATTTATACAAGTCTTTTTGCTTTATTGTCATTAACTTTAATAAATTTGGATTGCCGGAAACGTCCATTTTCAGCGTTATTCAAACCCGGTATTCTATTATATAAATCCATGAAGAAAAAATTTTTAATTGCCTGTTTTATTGCAGGCGGCCTTGTAAAAGCTGGCTCTGTAAATGCCCAGGGTACAGCTCCGTTTTCTGTAAGCAATAAATCGGTAAAGGTAATTGTATCTGAAAAAGAAGCGGGCTATAAGCTTACCCCAACCGAAACTCTTCAGTTTACCGATAAACCACAGCCTGCCGAAACCGAGGTTTCTGTTTTTGTTGATCCCGCTAAAACATTCCAAACCATGCTGGGCGTGGGTGGCGCCTTAACCGATGCATCGGCCGAGGTGTTTGCCAAGCTGCCAAAAGATAAACAAAAGGAATTTTTAACCGCTTATTACGATAAAGACAAAGGCATTGGTTATACTGTGGCCCGTACCAATATTCAAAGTTGCGATTTTTCGAGCGCGAGTTATAGCTACGTAAAAGAAGGTGACGCCGACCTGAAAACGTTCGACATCAGTCATGATAAAACTTACCGTATCCCTTTTATCAAAGCGGCTATGGCTGCAGCAGGCGGTAAATTAACCCTGTTTGTTTCGCCATGGAGTCCTCCGGCTTTTATGAAAGATAATAACGACGTATTGCATGGCGGCAAATTAAAACCAGAATTCGATCAAAGTTGGGCTAATTTCTTTGTGAAGTTTATCAAAGCCTACGAAAAAGAAGGCATCCCGGTGTGGGGCCTTTCGGTACAGAACGAACCTATGGCTAAACAAAGCTGGGAGTCGTGCATGTTTACTGCCGATGAAGAACGCGATTTTGTAAAGAACTTCCTGGGTCCAACCCTGCACAAACAAGGCATGGCCGATAAAAAACTGATTGTTTGGGATCATAACCGCGATTTGCTTTATCAGCGTGCCAGCACCATTTTAGAGGACCCGGAAGCAGCCAAATACATTTGGGGTATAGGTTTCCACTGGTATGAAACCTGGACCGGTGCCGGTCAGCAATTCGAAAGTACCCGCCGCGTACATGAATCATTCCCTGATAAAAACCTGATCTTTACAGAAGGCTGTATAGAAAAGTATGATTTTGCCAAAATTAACGACTGGGCACTGGGCGAAAGATATGGCCTATCCATGATTAATGATTTTAACGCAGGCACCGTAGCCTGGACCGACTGGAACATCTTACTTGATGAAAAAGGCGGACCAAACCACGTAGGCAACTATTGCTTTGCTCCTGTACATGCCGATACGCAAAGTGGTAACCTCATTTACACCAGCTCCTACTATTACCTGGGCCAATTCTCTAAATTTATCCGCCCAGGTGCCAAACGCGTAAGCGCGGTAGCCAGCAGGGATAAACTATTAACTACCGCTTACCTGAATACCGATGGTAAACTGGCAGTTGTGGTCATGAATAAAACCGACGAAAAAATTGAATACTATTTATGGATAAAAGGCAAAGCCGCTAAAACAACCAGCTTGCCGCACTCCATCGCTACGCTTGTAGTAGAATAAAAAGCCTTATACTAATCAACTATATCTCTCTGGTGTGGTGGGTCATTTATGATCCACCACTATCATTACCGGGAAATGGTCAGACGGCAATTTGGCCTCGTATTGATCTCCCCCTTTTGTTTTTCCTCTATAACTATCAGTCAATATCCCGTACCTTTTTACGGTAAAATCTTTAGTTAAAAATATATGGTCGATACGTGATGTAGTTTTGGTATTGGCGTTAAAATCATTGAACGTACCATTTTCGGCATATTTAACAGGCGACAACTCATATGCATCCTTTAAAGTTCCCGATGTATTGATCACCGCATAACTATCAGAAGTTTGATCCACATTAAAATCTCCCGAAAATATAACCGGTGCCGTACCGGCGATGGCCTTGATCTTGGTTAAAACCAGTTTAGCGCTCTCCCTGCGGGCCACTACGCCAATATGATCCATATGCAGGTTAAAGTAATAGAATTTGTATCCTGTTTTGATTTCCTGGAACGAGCCCCACGAACAGATACGCGGCAGAGCGGCATCCCAACCCTTGTTGGGTTTGTCGGTAACAGGAGCCAGCCAAAAATCGCCATGAGCCAACAGCTTAAATTTGGTGGTTTTATAAAAAATAGCCGAAAATTCTCCTTC encodes:
- a CDS encoding DUF998 domain-containing protein, with protein sequence MNIKMLLYTGIIIPIVFWVSTLLCGFIHGNYNHLSDTISELGATGTRSEPLMATLTMFSAILSMFFIMGVYGACKQLGLNLLPVFTLPAFTFMMGWAAMYHAGNHLHSASGPVFLLFYVGTLLVVILWRGRRELVSVRLTSVISLALMMLIFLRFVPAFQNTYPGLIQRFVHLGWSVWFVGLSVGLIRLVSLQENQQLLNH
- a CDS encoding glycoside hydrolase family 30 protein; the encoded protein is MKKKFLIACFIAGGLVKAGSVNAQGTAPFSVSNKSVKVIVSEKEAGYKLTPTETLQFTDKPQPAETEVSVFVDPAKTFQTMLGVGGALTDASAEVFAKLPKDKQKEFLTAYYDKDKGIGYTVARTNIQSCDFSSASYSYVKEGDADLKTFDISHDKTYRIPFIKAAMAAAGGKLTLFVSPWSPPAFMKDNNDVLHGGKLKPEFDQSWANFFVKFIKAYEKEGIPVWGLSVQNEPMAKQSWESCMFTADEERDFVKNFLGPTLHKQGMADKKLIVWDHNRDLLYQRASTILEDPEAAKYIWGIGFHWYETWTGAGQQFESTRRVHESFPDKNLIFTEGCIEKYDFAKINDWALGERYGLSMINDFNAGTVAWTDWNILLDEKGGPNHVGNYCFAPVHADTQSGNLIYTSSYYYLGQFSKFIRPGAKRVSAVASRDKLLTTAYLNTDGKLAVVVMNKTDEKIEYYLWIKGKAAKTTSLPHSIATLVVE
- a CDS encoding ABC transporter permease, with product MNMEDHIWHLVIKKLTHEASEQELQELDELLKENPEINGSVKLMLKWWQPETDHTEEEHSYFLFKKILSRIREVEAKSSITKPHKETETGSRELGFKKKVPSDPINYFVSHITMIKNYLKIAVRQLLKQKMYAAIKVGGFALSIAACLLIALYIREELSFDKSYPDANRIYRIVGQYNFDNIHEKGVDWPAVMGKTMKSDFPEIEQFGRLMPNSLFWGAGSNELKRSDAAENTHEEGFAYADQSLLDILKLPMAYGDAAHALTEPLTMVLSKSKADKYFPGQNPVGKVMYLNNNKSKPYKIGAVMQDIPVTSHLHQFDFLLTLAGVEFWNGEQTTWQASNYHIYVTLKPGTNVARFNQKVTDGIINNYYIPDMIKNGDKNASKIKNALSMRAQNIEDINLRSYDIHDGMSHGDIRFIWLFGAVAGFILVIACINFINLSTAKSANRAKEVGLRKVVGSQRSGLISQFLTESLLYSFFSFALGLVLAIILLPYFNMLASKSLTIPWQQWWLLPTVLVSAVIIGIVAGIYPAFYLSGFKPAEVLKGKLSSGSKSSGLRNGLVVFQFTTSIILIISTFIIYNQMQFILNKKVGFEKDQVVMIQGTNTLDNEVKNFKDELLKLQAVKSVSVSDFLPVAGTKRNGNEFFNEGRVKIDAGVGGQFWDIDEDYIKTFGMKLVAGRNFNPGMKTDSQAVIINQTMAKKLNLKNPIGKRIVNYGAPKAIIGVVQDFNFESLRDGIEPLVMHLSNSNSIVSVKVKTGDMKNTLAEITRTWKSFSPNQPIRYTFMDERFANMYADVQRMGRIFTSFAILAIIIACLGLFALAAYMAEQRSKEIGIRKVLGASIGNITTLLSLNFIKLVFIAIIIASPIAWWAMTKWLQDFTYRIPIGWGVFVFAGTVAIGIALLTVSFQSIKAAIANPVKSLRSE
- a CDS encoding endonuclease/exonuclease/phosphatase family protein: MKKILLLLLVLSVAICTTGFAQQFTVATYNMRNDNASNDDSVRGNGWKQRLPVIVKLIQFHDFDIFGTQECLIHQLKGLKASMPNYAYTGIGRDDGKTEGEFSAIFYKTTKFKLLAHGDFWLAPVTDKPNKGWDAALPRICSWGSFQEIKTGYKFYYFNLHMDHIGVVARRESAKLVLTKIKAIAGTAPVIFSGDFNVDQTSDSYAVINTSGTLKDAYELSPVKYAENGTFNDFNANTKTTSRIDHIFLTKDFTVKRYGILTDSYRGKTKGGDQYEAKLPSDHFPVMIVVDHK
- a CDS encoding chorismate mutase, coding for MKIKLYSRAFGLLLVSLFSYSLVSAQTAPMKTSKGNDQTLQVSRKKIDSLDKALIALLGERERVVKEIGVYKAQNNIPALQADRFKQVIEKSIEAGKKEGLSETFVTELMNAIHKESLRIEEEIKAKK
- a CDS encoding RagB/SusD family nutrient uptake outer membrane protein; this translates as MKTLKNILIVSCMLLSCSCKKFLEEKPTSFLGPNSDLSSAKVARAFANAGYQNLGGLLTGQSGSYGGNTWNLMEFMTGKANSDLGQTGFVSFQTLTYSNTSFYFDTWWQQMYLGIGACNLAIQKIPTINASGLADADKTNMVAEVRTLRALYYFYLVRMYGAVVKVTEPPKDLNLNLPRTPAKQIYDEIIIPDLLAAEKSTLPWKDPSGKVTMAAIKSLLADVYLTYAGAAINGGAANYAESAKRSLDVIQNGGYTLFPNYTDMIVPSNKNSQEFIFQVQYAASVPTTNPLTALTIPNFSGISKYSDEYGSVWPTDQFIASFAAGDKRAAEKQFFYTSYPSAKTGQTITFKNHYIYKWFDVNAVTNTIKSDLNYTIYRLADVMLMYAEASNRAEGSPNANAVQYVNQIRARATLAPIGALSQDAFEKEVWLQRYFELCFENKMWFDMIRTRKIHNDVTGNWDNFVGHKTVFNATYSEKQLLFPLPKQETDVNPKLLPNNPGF